A window of the Brassica napus cultivar Da-Ae chromosome C5, Da-Ae, whole genome shotgun sequence genome harbors these coding sequences:
- the LOC106400847 gene encoding GDT1-like protein 4 isoform X2 has product MRYPRRLVLAGCVSALIVMTILSATVGWAAPNLISRKWTHHITTLLFFGFGLWSLSDGFKQGGGESEELAEVEAELDSDLKANGKATKDNNNSKIEDENKKQNRPFLTQFFSPIFLKAFSINFFGEFGDKSQLATIGLAADENPFGVVLGGIVAQLLCTTAAVIGGKSLASQISERIVALSGGMLFIIFGIQSFLTSVE; this is encoded by the exons ATGCGTTATCCGAGGAGACTTGTGTTGGCTGGTTGTGTGTCCGCTCTTATC GTCATGACTATCCTCTCTGCTACTGTTGGATGGGCTGCTCcaaatttg ATCTCTCGCAAATGGACCCATCACATAACTACATTGTTGTTCTTTGGGTTCGGGCTTTGGTCTTTGTCCGACGGTTTTAAACAAGGAGGAgg GGAATCAGAAGAATTGGCTGAAGTCGAAGCAGAACTG GATTCTGATTTGAAGGCTAATGGTAAAGCTACAAAAGATAACAACAACAGTAAG ATTGAAGATGAAAACAAAAAGCAGAACAGGCCGTTCCTCACACAATtcttctctccaatctttcTCAAG GCATTTTCGATTAATTTCTTTGGTGAATTTGGTGACAAGAGTCAG CTTGCTACAATTGGTTTAGCCGCAGATGAAAATCCGTTTGGGGTGGTCCTTGGCGGAATTGT CGCACAGCTATTGTGCACCACTGCTGCTGTGATTGGAGGAAAGAGCTTAGCTTCTCAAATATCCGAACGAATA GTTGCTCTTTCTGGTGGAATGCTTTTCATTATTTTTGGCATCCAATCCTTTCTCACTTCTGTTGAGTGA
- the LOC106400847 gene encoding GDT1-like protein 4 isoform X1 has translation MSSVLQGFTKSLAMTFVSEIGDKTFFAAAILAMRYPRRLVLAGCVSALIVMTILSATVGWAAPNLISRKWTHHITTLLFFGFGLWSLSDGFKQGGGESEELAEVEAELDSDLKANGKATKDNNNSKIEDENKKQNRPFLTQFFSPIFLKAFSINFFGEFGDKSQLATIGLAADENPFGVVLGGIVAQLLCTTAAVIGGKSLASQISERIVALSGGMLFIIFGIQSFLTSVE, from the exons ATGAGCTCGGTTTTGCAG ggtTTTACCAAGTCACTGGCGATGACTTTTGTATCGGAGATTGGCGACAAGACGTTTTTCGCTGCTGCT ATATTGGCGATGCGTTATCCGAGGAGACTTGTGTTGGCTGGTTGTGTGTCCGCTCTTATC GTCATGACTATCCTCTCTGCTACTGTTGGATGGGCTGCTCcaaatttg ATCTCTCGCAAATGGACCCATCACATAACTACATTGTTGTTCTTTGGGTTCGGGCTTTGGTCTTTGTCCGACGGTTTTAAACAAGGAGGAgg GGAATCAGAAGAATTGGCTGAAGTCGAAGCAGAACTG GATTCTGATTTGAAGGCTAATGGTAAAGCTACAAAAGATAACAACAACAGTAAG ATTGAAGATGAAAACAAAAAGCAGAACAGGCCGTTCCTCACACAATtcttctctccaatctttcTCAAG GCATTTTCGATTAATTTCTTTGGTGAATTTGGTGACAAGAGTCAG CTTGCTACAATTGGTTTAGCCGCAGATGAAAATCCGTTTGGGGTGGTCCTTGGCGGAATTGT CGCACAGCTATTGTGCACCACTGCTGCTGTGATTGGAGGAAAGAGCTTAGCTTCTCAAATATCCGAACGAATA GTTGCTCTTTCTGGTGGAATGCTTTTCATTATTTTTGGCATCCAATCCTTTCTCACTTCTGTTGAGTGA
- the LOC106399856 gene encoding serine/threonine-protein phosphatase 2A 65 kDa regulatory subunit A alpha isoform-like, with product MSHGNNVIPTLVWQELSTDSSQHVRSALASVIMRMSPILGKDSTIEHLLPIFLSLVKDEFPDVRLNIISKLDQVNQVIGIDLLSQSLLPAIVELAEDRHWRVYSIREAAANNLKRLAEEFGPEWAMQHLVPHVLEMVSNPHYLHRMMVLRAISLMDPVLGSEITCSKFLPVVVEASKDRVPNVKFNVAKLLQSLIPIVVEKTIRQCLVDLSEDPDVDVDVRYFANQALRSIDGAAVAQS from the exons ATGTCTCATGGTAATAATGTTATCCCAACTCTTGTTTGGCAGGAATTATCAACTGATTCATCTCAACATGTCCGCTCTGCTCTTGCTTCTGTAATAATGAGGATGTCTCCTATCCTTGGCAAG GATTCAACCATTGAGCATCTGCTACCAATTTTTCTTTCCCTTGTGAAAGATGAATTTCCTGATGTACGGCTCAATATCATAAGCAAGTTAGACCAAGTCAACCAG GTTATTGGGATCGATCTGCTATCACAATCTTTGTTACCAGCGATTGTAGAGCTTGCTGAGGATCGACACTGGAGG GTCTACTCTATTCGTGAAGCTGCAGCAAACAACCTAAAGCGCCTTGCAGAGGAGTTTGGTCCTGAATGGGCAATGCAACACTTAGTTCCACAT GTACTGGAGATGGTAAGCAATCCGCACTACCTACATAGGATGATGGTTCTACGAGCAATATCTCTCATGGATCCTGTATTGGGATCTGAAATCACATGCTCTAAGTTTCTTCCTGTGGTGGTTGAGGCATCAAAAGACAG AGTTCCAAACGTCAAGTTCAATGTTGCAAAACTTCTGCAATCCCTCATCCCCATA gtGGTGGAGAAAACAATACGTCAGTGTTTGGTGGACTTGAGCGAGGACCCTGATGTTGATGTTGATGTTCGATATTTTGCAAACCAAGCGCTTCGTTCCATTGACGGTGCCGCAGTTGCACAAtcatga